One window from the genome of Oryza glaberrima chromosome 3, OglaRS2, whole genome shotgun sequence encodes:
- the LOC127765914 gene encoding uncharacterized protein LOC127765914 isoform X4, with amino-acid sequence MRDPFSAPVDFNNENHRAGNELTRTNMPLSVGDYGLQNGDATTFAVNTDTLVRHQLQGASLQNDLTAEDSITRLMDPETKGLYFRSRSQEEEILLLRKQIADASVKELQLLSEKHILERKLFDLRMAVDEKQEDAISGALKQLSQKKGHVKENMRLANDLKGEEEELFFFTSSLLSMLAEYNVRPPQINVSAITAGTKRLYHQMQWKIKYLNDSLGEITQPGHIYNNPNHQQTTPLRHEPSSSYNTDATRNNFHQYAQDPNDRNTGQMYHGSNYHQEIVAATPSNYFEENNGPREVRLDDSQFYRQDNQEYSADDDPLPGIEGFQIVGEPRPGFTLTACGFPTNGTTLCNFQWVRYLDNGTRQSIEGATMYDYVVTADDVDTLLAVDCTPMDDNTRQGELVTEYANNGSKITCDPEMQNTIDMHISNGRAHFNLLVLGYSSDEWELAILTLKRTGYHIKVKDEVLTEEKYSSNLQTKIPNGRTTQFVLVSSGGVNIPFNTQGISEPNNEDSDVRLRDLIVLVLRTFQIS; translated from the exons ATGCGTGATCCATTCAGTGCCCCAGTCGATTTCAATAACGAGAATCACCGTGCTGGAAATGAGCTTACCAGGACTAACATGCCGTTGTCTGTTGGGGACTATGGTTTGCAAAATGGTGACGCTACAACCTTTGCTGTAAACACCGACACTCTAGTGAG GCATCAACTCCAGGGTGCATCCCTCCAGAATGACTTGACTGCAGAAGATTCTATTACTCGTTTGATGGATCCAGAAACTAAG GGGTTATACTTCAGATCACGGTCACAAGAGGAAGAGATCTTATTGCTTCGCAAGCAAATTGCAGATGCTTCTGTAAAA GAGCTACAGTTGCTGAGCGAAAAACATATTCTGGAGAGGAAGCTTTTTGACTTGAGAATG GCTGTTGATGAGAAGCAGGAAGATGCTATATCTGGTGCTTTGAAGCAGCTAAGCCAGAAAAAAGGCCATGTCAAGGAAAATATGAGACTAGCAAATGATCTGAAA GGTGAGGAAGAAGAGCTATTCTTCTTCACTTCTTCATTGCTTAGTATGTTAGCAGAATACAATGTTCGCCCACCTCAAATAAATGTTTCAGCCATTACAGCTGGTACAAAG CGCTTGTACCACCAAATGCAATGGAAgatcaaatatttaaat GACAGTTTAGGTGAGATAACTCAACCTGGACACATATATAATAATCCCAATCATCAACAAACAACGCCCTTGAGGCATGAACCTTCCTCATCTTACAATACG GATGCAACTAGGAACAATTTTCATCAGTATGCTCAAGATCCAAATGACCGAAATACTGGACAGATGTACCATGGATCCAATTATCATCA GGAAATAGTAGCTGCTACCCCCTctaattattttgaagaaaataatGGTCCTAGAGAAGTAAGATTAGACGACTCACAGTTTTATAGGCAGGATAATCAAGAGTATTCAGCTGATG ATGATCCTTTGCCTGGTATTGAGGGGTTTCAAATTGTTGGGGAGCCTAGACCAGGATTTACATTAACAGCATGTGGTTTCCCTACCAATGGTACCACCCTTTGTAATTTCCAG TGGGTTAGATATCTTGATAATGGCACCAGGCAGTCTATTGAAG GTGCTACAATGTATGACTACGTTGTTACTGCTGATGATGTTGACACTCTTCTGGCTGTAGACTGCACGCCTATGGATGATAATACCCGTCAG GGTGAATTGGTTACAGAGTATGCTAACAACGGGAGCAAGATAACTTGCG ATCCGGAGATGCAGAACACTATTGATATGCATATATCGAATGGGAGAGCTCACTTTAATCTTCTTGTGCTG GGATATTCTTCTGATGAGTGGGAACTAGCCATCTTGACGCTTAAACGAACTGGGTACCATATTAAGGTCAAGGATGAAGTTCTAACCGAAGAGAAATATTCATCAAATCTACAG ACAAAAATTCCAAATGGACGCACTACTCAATTTGTTTTAGTTAGTTCTGGAGGTGTAAATATACCATTTAACACACAGGGAATATCAGAACCAAATAACGAGGATAGCGATGTTAG GTTACGTGATCTAATCGTATTGGTCTTGAGAACTTTCCAGA TCTCATGA
- the LOC127765914 gene encoding uncharacterized protein LOC127765914 isoform X5 gives MRDPFSAPVDFNNENHRAGNELTRTNMPLSVGDYGLQNGDATTFAVNTDTLVRHQLQGASLQNDLTAEDSITRLMDPETKGLYFRSRSQEEEILLLRKQIADASVKELQLLSEKHILERKLFDLRMAVDEKQEDAISGALKQLSQKKGHVKENMRLANDLKGEEEELFFFTSSLLSMLAEYNVRPPQINVSAITAGTKRLYHQMQWKIKYLNDSLGEITQPGHIYNNPNHQQTTPLRHEPSSSYNTDATRNNFHQYAQDPNDRNTGQMYHGSNYHQEIVAATPSNYFEENNGPREVRLDDSQFYRQDNQEYSADDDPLPGIEGFQIVGEPRPGFTLTACGFPTNGTTLCNFQWVRYLDNGTRQSIEGATMYDYVVTADDVDTLLAVDCTPMDDNTRQGELVTEYANNGSKITCDPEMQNTIDMHISNGRAHFNLLVLGYSSDEWELAILTLKRTGYHIKVKDEVLTEEKYSSNLQTKIPNGRTTQFVLVSSGGVNIPFNTQGISEPNNEDSDVRLRDLIVLVLRTFQS, from the exons ATGCGTGATCCATTCAGTGCCCCAGTCGATTTCAATAACGAGAATCACCGTGCTGGAAATGAGCTTACCAGGACTAACATGCCGTTGTCTGTTGGGGACTATGGTTTGCAAAATGGTGACGCTACAACCTTTGCTGTAAACACCGACACTCTAGTGAG GCATCAACTCCAGGGTGCATCCCTCCAGAATGACTTGACTGCAGAAGATTCTATTACTCGTTTGATGGATCCAGAAACTAAG GGGTTATACTTCAGATCACGGTCACAAGAGGAAGAGATCTTATTGCTTCGCAAGCAAATTGCAGATGCTTCTGTAAAA GAGCTACAGTTGCTGAGCGAAAAACATATTCTGGAGAGGAAGCTTTTTGACTTGAGAATG GCTGTTGATGAGAAGCAGGAAGATGCTATATCTGGTGCTTTGAAGCAGCTAAGCCAGAAAAAAGGCCATGTCAAGGAAAATATGAGACTAGCAAATGATCTGAAA GGTGAGGAAGAAGAGCTATTCTTCTTCACTTCTTCATTGCTTAGTATGTTAGCAGAATACAATGTTCGCCCACCTCAAATAAATGTTTCAGCCATTACAGCTGGTACAAAG CGCTTGTACCACCAAATGCAATGGAAgatcaaatatttaaat GACAGTTTAGGTGAGATAACTCAACCTGGACACATATATAATAATCCCAATCATCAACAAACAACGCCCTTGAGGCATGAACCTTCCTCATCTTACAATACG GATGCAACTAGGAACAATTTTCATCAGTATGCTCAAGATCCAAATGACCGAAATACTGGACAGATGTACCATGGATCCAATTATCATCA GGAAATAGTAGCTGCTACCCCCTctaattattttgaagaaaataatGGTCCTAGAGAAGTAAGATTAGACGACTCACAGTTTTATAGGCAGGATAATCAAGAGTATTCAGCTGATG ATGATCCTTTGCCTGGTATTGAGGGGTTTCAAATTGTTGGGGAGCCTAGACCAGGATTTACATTAACAGCATGTGGTTTCCCTACCAATGGTACCACCCTTTGTAATTTCCAG TGGGTTAGATATCTTGATAATGGCACCAGGCAGTCTATTGAAG GTGCTACAATGTATGACTACGTTGTTACTGCTGATGATGTTGACACTCTTCTGGCTGTAGACTGCACGCCTATGGATGATAATACCCGTCAG GGTGAATTGGTTACAGAGTATGCTAACAACGGGAGCAAGATAACTTGCG ATCCGGAGATGCAGAACACTATTGATATGCATATATCGAATGGGAGAGCTCACTTTAATCTTCTTGTGCTG GGATATTCTTCTGATGAGTGGGAACTAGCCATCTTGACGCTTAAACGAACTGGGTACCATATTAAGGTCAAGGATGAAGTTCTAACCGAAGAGAAATATTCATCAAATCTACAG ACAAAAATTCCAAATGGACGCACTACTCAATTTGTTTTAGTTAGTTCTGGAGGTGTAAATATACCATTTAACACACAGGGAATATCAGAACCAAATAACGAGGATAGCGATGTTAG GTTACGTGATCTAATCGTATTGGTCTTGAGAACTTTCCAGA GTTGA